One Cryptomeria japonica chromosome 9, Sugi_1.0, whole genome shotgun sequence genomic window carries:
- the LOC131029800 gene encoding pentatricopeptide repeat-containing protein At2g13600, with translation MVALWNFSSLRPHHVMQYKFLMSSAASLNVTALCREGWFPVVCNRFPPLLRTCFVKNAFLQGKKIHSLIADSKFISASYTSLQNKLINMYVKCGSLVDAHKVFDGMKERDSISWNTIIAAYQRQEYLNEALILFTQMQRTGVQPDHFTFATILPACAKTLSLDRGMDVHQSVIEGGFLSDVVVASALVDMYAKCGSVHKARELFDKIPQKNVVSWTAMITGYAQNGALDEALKIFKEMPGPDIISWNAMVAGYAQNGFVDKAIETFKQLQMVGLMPNSTTFASILSACAKVGALEQGMDIHQSIVKTGFSPDIVVASALVDMYAKCGRIHKARELFDKMPQRNVISWTAMIAGYAQNGFFEKALETFNEMHLAGINPNSTTFAGILQACAKVGALEQGTGFHQRLIESGLLSETIVVNALIDMYAKCGSIHKAWELFDKMPQRSVISWNAMITGYAQNGYCKNAFTLFELMKYSGTDPDRASFACVIFACSHAGLVDEGCKYFESMSVSYCITRIIDHYVCMVDLLGRAGYLEESLNFIIKMPIKPLAIVWMCLLGACKSYKNIVLGVFTANLLFELDPKNAATYVLLSNIYAELGKWGEVQKIRRLIKDRGIKKVPGCSWIEVDKKVHVFV, from the coding sequence ATGGTTGCCTTGTGGAACTTTTCTAGCTTGAGGCCTCATCATGTGATGCAATATAAGTTTTTAATGTCATCCGCTGCAAGTCTCAATGTCACAGCGCTATGTAGAGAGGGTTGGTTCCCTGTAGTTTGTAACAGATTTCCTCCACTATTACGTACCTGCTTCGTTAAGAATGCGTTTTTACAAGGTAAAAAAATCCACTCTCTCATTGCAGACAGTAAATTTATATCTGCTTCATACACATCTTTACAAAATAAGCTCATCAACATGTATGTCAAGTGTGGGAGTTTGGTTGATGCCCATAAAGTTTTTGACGGCATGAAAGAACGAGATAGCATCTCCTGGAATACCATCATTGCAGCTTACCAGAGACAGGAGTATCTTAACGAGGCATTGATTCTGTTTACCCAAATGCAACGAACAGGTGTCCAACCAGATCACTTCACCTTTGCTAccatactcccagcctgtgccaaaacaTTGTCTTTGGATCGGGGTATGGACGTCCATCAAAGTGTAATCGAAGGGGGATTTttatcagatgttgtagttgcaagtgccctggtagacatgtatgcaaaatgtggaagcgtaCATAAAGCCCgagaactgtttgacaaaatacctcaaAAAAATGTGGtctcctggactgcaatgattacaggatatgcacaaaatggtgcTCTTGACGAAGCGTTAAAGATTTTCAAAGAAATGCCCGGACCAGACATTATCTCATGGAACGCCATGGTTGCCGGATACGCTCAGAATGGATTTGTCGATAAGGCCATAGAAACATTTAAGCAACTACAAATGGTAGGTTTAATGCCAaactccacaacctttgccagcatcctctcaGCCTGTGCCAAAGTGGGAGCTTTGgagcagggtatggacatccatcaaagtatagtcAAAACTGGATTTTCACCAGATATTGTAGTTGCAAGTGCCCTCGTAGACATGTACGCAAAATGTGGAAGAAtacacaaggcacgtgaactgttcgacaaaatgcctcaaagaaacgtgatctcatggactgcaatgattgcaggatatgcacaaaatggattttttgaaaAGGCATTAGAAACTTTCAATGAAATGCATTTGGCAGGTATAAATCCAAATTCAACAACATTTGCCGGCATCCTCCAAGCTTGTGCCAAAgttggagctttggaacaaggtacgGGTTTCCATCAAAGATTAATCGAAAGCGGGCTTTTGTCAGAAACGATTGTTGtcaatgccctgatagacatgtatgcaaaatgcggAAGCATACACAAGGCATgggaactatttgacaaaatgccccAGAGAAGTgtgatctcatggaatgccatgattacAGGATATGCGCAAAATGGATATTGCAAGAACGCTTTCACGCTCTTTGAACTTATGAAGTACTCTGGAACAGACCCTGACCGTGCAAGCTTTGCTTGTGTTATATTCGCATGCAGCCATGCTGGTCTAGTAGATGAGGGCTGCAAATATTTCGAAAGCATGAGTGTCTCTTATTGCATTACCCGCATAATTGATCATTATGTCtgcatggttgaccttcttggcCGTGCTGGCTATCTTGAAGAATCTCTAAACTTTATTATTAAAATGCCCATTAAACCCCTGGCGATTGTATGGATGTGTTTGCTCGGTGCCTGTAAGTCATATAAGAATATAGTGTTAGGAGTATTTACAGCAAATCTCCTTTTTGAGCTGGATCCTAAAAATGCCGCGACTTACGTTCTTCTGTCAAACATCTACGCAGAGCTGGGTAAGTGGGGTGAGGTTCAAAAGATAAGGAGATTGATTAAAGATAGAGGAATCAAAAAGGTGCCCggatgtagttggattgaagtCGATAAAAAGGTGCATGTTTTTGTGTAG